gcATAATTTACTGCGACTGAAAAAAATAGCTCTCTTCTGATATAGAACCCAACATCCGCCCTCCTAGGAGGACAGGGGAACCAAATGAAGCATTCTTCGATGGAGACGCAAAGAAAGACGTGGGAAGCTGATAGTtgactttcattcatatttattaaTAATCTTAAATTTACATTcgactcattaaaaaaaaaaaaaaatttaagatgaTTGTGACCGTACATACACCCATTAATCTCTATATTCATAATACTGACCGGCATCATGATTCCTTACTCCTGCTTTTATTTAGCAAAAATCCACCACCTACCTAATATTAAATACAATCAAACACAGCGCTGCCAATAATCTCAGACACACTGAAATAGAAAATTATTTGACAAGcaagtaaaaaaatacaaaatgactttttgtCCCCGCGCACCGTCTATGCAAATACTTAATATTTCACAATAGGATAACGTTCAAATACTTAGCACAATAAAACGTGCTAATGATACAGAAATCTCTAGTTCTTTCCCTTTGCAGGATATGAAAAAATGAGCTCAAATAAACTCCATTAATAGAACAGAGAGATCAAGCTTGTTTATGACTGTAATATTGTTCAATAAAACAACCATGCAGAACAGAAGTATTTGAAGTAGTTCCACTGTTCGGTTTTGTTTAAAAGATGTcatctttaataataaaactgtacaTCCCTAGATGGAAACATATGTAGCTTAAACATCAAGTGTCCAACACACTTTGATAGATAAATAACATAGTCTGGCTCAAACAATGTACAACCTGTAGCATGAGATCAAGccaacatttaataaatacagGATTGATAAAACCTACAAAAACGGTTAGTCATTTAGCGGACTCAAACTGCCCGCTGCCCGAGCCTTCAGTGCCGGTCGCAGCACAGCAAGGAGCACACTGTTCGATCAAGGGCACCAACTTTCCCTGCTGATGGAGCTGTTTGGTATCGGAGCCGCCCCCGATGCAGTTTCCGTTGATGAAGACTCGCGGCACCTGAACGCACAAATCGTGTCATTAACATTAGCACAGTGTGAGCGAGTGGTTCCTTAAAGTCACAACTTAAAACCATCTTTTATCATAGAGgggttttaaaaatacttttttcactacacaatcatttttaaattgccattaatattgtatttatttggcTCTGCTTTTTCCTCCTATTCTTTTGAATCTTTAACTTTCACcaacatgtttaaaatgtctgtttataCATTTCTTGCTGTCTTGTGCTTGCGCTTGGCTCAAATACCAGTTTGTGAAAGTGGAATACAAAAGGTTATTATTTTACTTGTCATTTGACTTACtataaaatcacttttaaaaacaacactttattAAGTTTTAACTTTACCAAAAAATTCATCTGAAATCAGGAGTTGAACTGCACATATTTTAACTTGTAAAATTCCTCAACAACTTTCACAGCTGCTGAAGAAGCAGAGGAACAACACAGTGCGTCtacagtgaaatattaaaaatatcattaCTGTCGATTTgttaatttcaataaatgttgtACATTTTCCCTCATTAAAGATTATAGTCTGGAAAAGATGCAACTTGGTCTGCTCACTAGCTTGATTCAGACGGAGCTATTTTGAGTCAAGATAAAGACCTAATTCTTGGCTGCAGCCCTAACAAAAACCACCAGACAAGTCAACCTAAATTTAACTTGAATGCAGAGCTGCCAGAACAAACAAGCCATCAAATAGCCCCgctttgattctttttttattacatgcTGAAATAGCAGGCCGTGAAGTTACTTTGAGTTCCAGTCCCAAAATATGACAAGAGGTTCTTACTGTTCTGGCACCGGTCATCTGAGCTAAGGCCTCTTGCAGTCTCCTCCCATCATTGTGTTCATCCAGTTCGATCACTTTGTAGGTCGCACCGATTTCATTGAACACATTCTTGGCCATTTTGCAGTAAGGACAGGTGGTCTTGGAAAATATCACAACGCAGTTCTGTGACACCACCTCCTGAAAAAGTCAGGCAAAAGTAAGATTTCATTAAATATCGGTAGAAGAGAGAAACTGACCACAGTGGGCAAAAGAACCTTAACCCTGCATTTTCATGAAATACTTCTGTGGTTAATCTTTCGTCAGTGAGTAAACTGTGGCAGAGGATTCTTACAACAGAACTTGACACACTCATCCCCTACTATCGAACAACTTTCTAAAATCATACTTTTTCTAGAAGTTACTACTATTCAAACTTAACCCTCACTTTATCATATACGAAATGTAGGTCAAGGAATCAGCATCACATCATGCCGCATTCGGTATAATTCAGGGCCTTGTTTGTCATAGTTTTTAAGAGTTgctgtttgtatatatatggaGTTAAAGATGCTATTTTTTTGAGTCCACTTCATAACGGATTTTTGACTCAGACATCGCAGAAAAAGCATCAGAACGGGAGGTAATATACTGGAACAACATGCCAGAAGATGTCAAGCAATACAACCAAATAAGAAGCCCAGGAGTGGCGGTGAACTGTAGGAAACATCGGGAAATCAAAATATCGAGACGTGTCTCCTGAGATAACTGAAACCTAActtattgtattgtttttaaatgctcaATTTATTAGACACAGACAATTAAAACTTCACAGATTCACAGCACACTACTGTACCGGAGCGTTTAACAGGTTGACTGCAGGTAGCACCTACTTACCTGAACATACTGTGCACAGGCCGTGCTGGACAGACCCCCAGCAGTGGAGGATGTAAAATTCCCCATTCTGAAGAAGACAAATCACACCGTTGGAGCACACAGTACCTAAAAGCATTTGGTCTACTGTTACATTACTGTCCATTAGGATCTACTGTAGTAACTGACAAAGACAACAAggattaacagaaaatgtccGGGTTCGTGCAAAAAACCTTAGAAACGCGAAGATTTCATAGGAGGAGACGAACTGAAGGCTAATAATTAGCATCAAAATAATATCTAACTGGAGGTTGACTGCCGGTCTGAAAACACACATGTCCATTGTAACGGTCTGCGGTGCCGATTACCACGTTTTAAATGGCGTTGTTTCACTCCTTATCACGCCCGGTCCACAACTGCAGTAAGGTTAATGGGCCAGGTAATCCCGGATTGGCAGTATACATGCTCTTCACTGACACTGGTTAATTGGCTCAGATTTGACGTGGGCAGGCGACCTGCCAAACCCCACGAAAAATCTGTCGGTATCAAGACGGCACCCTAATGTGAAAACGGGCGACACTTTGTTAAACGTGGCCCCTTTGCTGTAAACTCTCTGTACGTGCGTTACACTTCCCAGCACTTGTTTCAATTGAATTCAAATGTGTCTAATTGCTCCGCTGCAGCCCATTTTCAAAGCGTTTGCTGGACGATAACCGGGGTAACGTTAGCTAACGTTAACAGTAAACAGGCGAGCCAAAGATAAAGGTTGACATCTTTTGTGAAATAATGCGTTACTGATGGATTACACGTATGCCGAATTTGCTATAAGAACCCAGTGAACGGCGGAGGTTGCGAGCGATGTGTAGTAGCCTATGAGCAAGGCATTTTTAAATAGACTAAACTTTGAATTGATCGAAGTTATTATGAAACATCGCCGGTGAGCATGCGGCAATGAATGGactagcctttttttttcaatttctggGAACCGAACGTGATGTCGAGCAATGTTGTGATTTTTCTCAAATGACCGTTAAGGGTATGTTTCAatggaatttttatttattcataaattgTCTGTGGCTGATTTgttaactagctagctagctatgtTTGTAGTCAAACTAGCGAGAATGACCTTCGGCAGCCGGTCCATGCCACCCTAGGAAGACATCCTGCTCGagaaaacatggagaaaaaagaacagacgGCCCAAAAGTAATCGAGCTGTTGACCCGGGTGAAACATGCGGTTAGTGCACAAACAGCCCCGGCGTTACACACCACCCTGCCCGTTACTCTACCCTCGCTTTCGCCGCGTATTTGCACTGTTTACGCCCGAAGCCTACCTTACGTGACCACCGGAAGGAGTTTCCCCACGCAGGCCGCGGTTCGAACGTAACGCCCGTGACGTCGGCGGCACAGCGTGTCGAACCAAGTGACGTCGCTCAAAATTGCCGTGACGGATCGAGATTGCTCGTGGAGCCTCACGTAACCGTAAGTACCTGAAGCTTTCGGGGTTAAAAAACTTCCCGCGAAACTCCTGCTTatgtttctcacacacacacacacacacacacacacacacacacacacacttttttttttttttttttaagaaaaaaaaaaaaaaaaaaaaaaaaaaaattctgctctCATCTGCAACCAGAGATTTCATTTCAGAGTTGAATTCAGATCCTTTTTTGAGTAACACAATAAATAGACGGGGGACATACTTCAGAGGGCATGTTGCAATCAGTaaactgcttttttattttttgtaatgaaatgtaTATTGGTATACACTGAAGAACAATGCCCgggatttctttgtttttgttttgctgtttgttttgtttgtttcagataAGGTGTGAAATGTCTCTCTGAAATGATTCAAGTTATTGTTCCTCTTTGTTCCCTCTGTCACAGCATA
This genomic interval from Xiphias gladius isolate SHS-SW01 ecotype Sanya breed wild chromosome 6, ASM1685928v1, whole genome shotgun sequence contains the following:
- the glrx2 gene encoding glutaredoxin 2 isoform X4, with amino-acid sequence MGNFTSSTAGGLSSTACAQYVQEVVSQNCVVIFSKTTCPYCKMAKNVFNEIGATYKVIELDEHNDGRRLQEALAQMTGARTVPRVFINGNCIGGGSDTKQLHQQGKLVPLIEQCAPCCAATGTEGSGSGQFESAK
- the glrx2 gene encoding glutaredoxin 2 isoform X2, whose amino-acid sequence is MFHPGQQLDYFWAVCSFFSMFSRAGCLPRVAWTGCRRMGNFTSSTAGGLSSTACAQYVQEVVSQNCVVIFSKTTCPYCKMAKNVFNEIGATYKVIELDEHNDGRRLQEALAQMTGARTVPRVFINGNCIGGGSDTKQLHQQGKLVPLIEQCAPCCAATGTEGSGSGQFESAK
- the glrx2 gene encoding glutaredoxin 2 isoform X1 encodes the protein MDMCVFRPAVNLQLDIILMLIISLQFVSSYEIFAFLRMGNFTSSTAGGLSSTACAQYVQEVVSQNCVVIFSKTTCPYCKMAKNVFNEIGATYKVIELDEHNDGRRLQEALAQMTGARTVPRVFINGNCIGGGSDTKQLHQQGKLVPLIEQCAPCCAATGTEGSGSGQFESAK
- the glrx2 gene encoding glutaredoxin 2 isoform X3 — encoded protein: MDIMGNFTSSTAGGLSSTACAQYVQEVVSQNCVVIFSKTTCPYCKMAKNVFNEIGATYKVIELDEHNDGRRLQEALAQMTGARTVPRVFINGNCIGGGSDTKQLHQQGKLVPLIEQCAPCCAATGTEGSGSGQFESAK